Within Campylobacter jejuni, the genomic segment GTATCCTATACAAAGGGCTTTTTATTTAAATAAAAACAATCAAGTTTATATGTTTGATGAAAAACATTACAAAAGTCGCTCACAAGATTTAACAAAAGCTTATCATGATGCAGGGGCTTTTTATTTTGGTACAAGCAAAGCTTGGCTTGAGGAAGATTTTATATTTAAACCTCATTCTAGTGTATTTGTATTGCCAAGAAATTTAGTTTGCGATATAGACACCATACAAGATTTGGAATTTGCAAAAATACTTTATAAGGTAAATCATGAAAGTACTTTTTAGAAGCGATAGCTCCAGTCAAATAGGCTTTGGACATATTAAACGCGATCTAGTCCTAGCTAAACAATATGATGACGTAAGTTTTGCTTGCTTGCCTTTAGAAGGCTCCTTGATCGATGAAATTCCTTATCCTGTTTATGAGCTTAGTAGCGAAAGTATCTACGAGCTTATCAATCTCATCAAAGAAGAAAAATTTGAACTTCTAATCATCGATCACTATGGCATCAGTGTAGATGATGAAAAGCTGATCAAACTTGAAACAGGGGTGAAAATTCTAAGCTTTGATGATGAAATAAAGCCTCATCATTGTGACATTTTACTCAATGTCAATGCCTATGCAAAAGCAAGTGATTATGAAGGTTTAGTGCCTTTTAAATGCGAAGTAAGATGTGGTTTTTCTTATGCTTTAATCAGGGAAGAATTTTATCAAGAGGCCAAAGAAAATAGAGAAAAAAAATATGATTTTTTCATTTGCATGGGTGGAACTGATATAAAAAATCTTTCTTTACAAATCGCCAGCGAATTACCTAAAACAAAAATCATAAGCATTGCAACCAGCTCTTCTAATCCCAATCTTAAAAAATTGCAAAAATTTGCAAAATTGCATAACAATATTAGATTATTTATCGATCATGAAAATATTGCAAAATTGATGAATGAGAGCAATAAACTCATCATCAGTGCAAGTTCTTTAGTCAATGAAGCCTTACTTTTAAAAGCAAATTTTAAAGCCATCTGTGTTGCTAAAAATCAAGAAAAACTAGCCAATTGGCTTGCTAAAAAAGGCTATGAAGTGGAGTATAGGTATTGATAAAACTTAAAAATTTCACAGAACTTAATTCTCAAGAAATAGAGCTGATTTTTAAATGGCGCAATCACCCCGATATCAGTCAATTTATGAAAACAAAATATATTGATTTTGAAGAACATTTAAGATTTTTAAAAAATTTACATCAAGATTCTAGCAAAAAATATTTTTTAGTTTTTCAAGATGAACAGATTATCGGTGTGATTGATTTTGTCAATATCACAACTAAATCTTGCGAATTTGGACTTTACGCAAAACCTAATTTAAAAGGCGTAGGACAAATTTTAATGAATGAAATTATAAAATACGCTTTTGAAAACTTAAAAGTAAATACTCTTAAAGCTTATATCTTCAAAGACAATCGCAAAGCTTTAAAATTATATCAACAAAATCATTTTACTATTTATGATGAAGATAAAGATTTTTACCATATTTGCCTAAAGCAATCTGACTGCAAAGCCTTGCCTAGCTAATTCTTCTTTTACATCTTTAGGGGTATACTTAGAAAAATGAAAAATATAAGCACCCGCTAAAGCATCAGCACCCAAATTTAAAGCCTTAACTCCATCACTTGGCTTACCAAGTCCTCCATTGATAATAAGAGGAATTTTAAGTTTATTTTGAAAGATCTTTAAAAGTTCTAAATCATAACCCTTTGCCCTTCCTTCAAAATCCACAGAAGTTAAAAGAAGCTCTCCAGCTCCTTTTTTTTCATATTCTAAAGCAAGTTCTAAAGGACTTTTTTCGAGTAAATTTCCCCTATCATAAACACAAAATTGCCCTCCTTTTCTTTTAACATCTATAGAACAAACTATACATTGAGAACCAAAACGATTAGCCGCTTTACTTATAAAATCCATATCTTCTAAGGCCTTAGAATTGATAGAAATTTTATCCGCACCTAAATTTAAAATCTTTTGTATATCTTCAAGAGTTTTTATGCCTCCACCTATAGTTAAGGGCATAAAACATTCTTTAGCAAGATCTTCTATACTTTCAAAATCTATTTCTCCGCTTTTTGAAGCATCTATATCTAAGATAATAAGTTCATCAACATTGCGTGCATTATAAATTCTCATTGTTGAAGTTAAGTGTCCTATAGTACGAAAATCTTTAAACTCTATACTTTTAACAAGTTGAGAATTTTTTAATAACACACAAGGGATAATTCTAGTTTTTAACATTTAAAGCCTTATGAAATTTTCTAAAAGTTTTAAGCCTAAATTTTGACTTTTTTCAGGATGAAACTGCGTCGCAAAAATATGATCTTTTTGTAAAGATGCAACAAATCTATGCCCATATTGTGCTTTAGCACTTACAAACTCATCTTTGCATTTCACATAAAAAGAATGCACAAAATAAAAATCACTCTTATCATCTATGCCTTGATACAAAGGTTCTTGTTTTAAAATTTCAAGTTCATTCCAACCCATGTGTGGGATTTTTAAATTTAAATCCTCTTCAAATTTGACTACTTCACCTTCTATAAAACCAAGTCCTTCGCAAACTCCACCTTCATAGCCCCTTTCTAAAAAAAGCTGCATTCCCAAACAAATGCCTAAAATAGGTTTTTTTTGCACCAAAACTTGCTCTTTTAAAGCTTCTATAAAACCAAGTTCTTTTAAATTTTTCATCGCTTCTTTAAAAGATCCCACTCCGGGTAAAAGCAATTTATCTGCTTTTTGCAAATCTTTTGGATTTTTAGCTATGAAATTTGTAGCTCCTATTTTTTCAAAAGCCTTAGCAACGGAGTTTAAATTTCCCGCCTTGTAGTCAATCAGCGCTATCATTTTAAAACACACTCGTCTTTTCTTACTAAAGAACCATCATAATCTCTTATAAATTTGCCATTTTCATCACGTTTAAAGATTTTTTTATTAGTAAAAGAATCTACGATTTTTTGAAATTCTTCTTCACTAAAACCACTGAATTCAAGGTATTTTTTAATAGCCTTTTTAGGGGGCTTGCCATCGTATTTTTGCACCAAACGCACCCCTTCTTCACGGCTGATATAGCCTAAACGAATATCCAAACAAGCATTATCTGTTGCTCTACCAAAGCCATATTTGCAGTATTTTAAATAATCATGCACATGATTAGAATAACAATCTAAATTTTCAAAATTTTCATAAGTAGTCTCAACGGGATGATCTAGAGTTAAAAAACCATATTTTTTAGAAATTTCAAGAATTTTTTTATAGTCCCATTTAAAATAATACCCTAAAAATAGTCCCGTAACCCCTACTCTTTGAAGTTCTTCATCACTTGGATAAGTATATAAAAACAAATCTTTTTCAGTGATGCCATTCACCCCAAGCATATCAGAAGCACGGTTTCCTAAAAGTCCGCCAAATTCTTCAAGCCACTCTCTGCCTAAAATATTTTTATTTTTACTACTCGCAGGACCGCCATACTCTATCTGGGGACTCTCCCCCCAGATGATCAAAGGCACTCCAAAATTTACCGCTATGCGTGGAACAGAAGTAAAAATTCCCAAATGGTTTTGCCACTCATTATCCCCTGTTCTTACAAAAGCTTCACGGGCAAGTTTTTGATAAACTTTTGGATCACGCTTGATATGGATCAAATCCACGCCCAAATGATTTAAATTGTCTAAATTTTTGCGCCCTATTTTCGTAGGCACACTAGGCTCAAAACACACACACAAAGGATTAAGTCCGAGTTCAAGCATTTTAACTACTTGAAAAGTAGAATCTTTTCCGCCACTTACTCCGATAACACAATCATAAACAGGATGTTTTTTGTATTTTTTTATAAGCTCAAAAAATTCTTTTTCTCTTTCTTGCCAATTGATTTTTTTATTTTTAGCTTCTTGAGAATGACAAGCATCACAAATCCCTTCTTCATCAAAATGTAAATCAGGTTTAGTATCGGGCATCACACATTTTTTGCAAAATCTCATAAATTTCCTTTAGTTAGTCTTGAATATATATCGTTATAATTAAATTTTATTTTATAATTTTATGTATTTATATTATATAAAAATTAAAAAATGAATGAATTCTATGATTTAAATCCCTATCGCATTTTTTGAATAAAATCAAGCAAAATCATAACAAAGTCGTAATATTTATATAATATAAATATATAAATTGAAGAAATATATAATATAATTATATATCATTTTTAGTAGGAAATTTACCAAAGAAAGAAATACATGCAAATAGGAAATTTTAACACCGATAAAAAAGTTTTTATCATAGCAGAACTTAGTGCCAATCACACAGGAAGTCTTGAAATGGCACTTCAAAGTATAAAAGCTGCCAAAAAAGCAGGTGCTGATGCGATAAAAATCCAAACTTACACTCCAGATAGCCTCACACTAAATAGCGATAAAGAAGATTTTATCATCAAAGGAGGACTTTGGGACAAAAGAAAACTTTACGAGCTTTATCAAAGTGCAAAAACCCCTTATGAATGGCATTCTCAAATCTTTGAAACCGCACAAAATGAAGGCATACTTTGTTTTTCAAGTCCCTTTGCTAAAGAAGATGTAGAATTTCTTAAACGCTTTGATCCTATAGCCTATAAAATCGCTTCTTTTGAAGCCAATG encodes:
- the pseA gene encoding pseudaminic acid biosynthesis protein PseA encodes the protein MRFCKKCVMPDTKPDLHFDEEGICDACHSQEAKNKKINWQEREKEFFELIKKYKKHPVYDCVIGVSGGKDSTFQVVKMLELGLNPLCVCFEPSVPTKIGRKNLDNLNHLGVDLIHIKRDPKVYQKLAREAFVRTGDNEWQNHLGIFTSVPRIAVNFGVPLIIWGESPQIEYGGPASSKNKNILGREWLEEFGGLLGNRASDMLGVNGITEKDLFLYTYPSDEELQRVGVTGLFLGYYFKWDYKKILEISKKYGFLTLDHPVETTYENFENLDCYSNHVHDYLKYCKYGFGRATDNACLDIRLGYISREEGVRLVQKYDGKPPKKAIKKYLEFSGFSEEEFQKIVDSFTNKKIFKRDENGKFIRDYDGSLVRKDECVLK
- the hisH gene encoding imidazole glycerol phosphate synthase subunit HisH, with the translated sequence MIALIDYKAGNLNSVAKAFEKIGATNFIAKNPKDLQKADKLLLPGVGSFKEAMKNLKELGFIEALKEQVLVQKKPILGICLGMQLFLERGYEGGVCEGLGFIEGEVVKFEEDLNLKIPHMGWNELEILKQEPLYQGIDDKSDFYFVHSFYVKCKDEFVSAKAQYGHRFVASLQKDHIFATQFHPEKSQNLGLKLLENFIRL
- the wbuZ gene encoding glycosyl amidation-associated protein WbuZ, with protein sequence MLKTRIIPCVLLKNSQLVKSIEFKDFRTIGHLTSTMRIYNARNVDELIILDIDASKSGEIDFESIEDLAKECFMPLTIGGGIKTLEDIQKILNLGADKISINSKALEDMDFISKAANRFGSQCIVCSIDVKRKGGQFCVYDRGNLLEKSPLELALEYEKKGAGELLLTSVDFEGRAKGYDLELLKIFQNKLKIPLIINGGLGKPSDGVKALNLGADALAGAYIFHFSKYTPKDVKEELARQGFAVRLL
- the pseH gene encoding UDP-4-amino-4,6-dideoxy-N-acetyl-beta-L-altrosamine N-acetyltransferase, with the protein product MIKLKNFTELNSQEIELIFKWRNHPDISQFMKTKYIDFEEHLRFLKNLHQDSSKKYFLVFQDEQIIGVIDFVNITTKSCEFGLYAKPNLKGVGQILMNEIIKYAFENLKVNTLKAYIFKDNRKALKLYQQNHFTIYDEDKDFYHICLKQSDCKALPS
- the pseG gene encoding UDP-2,4-diacetamido-2,4,6-trideoxy-beta-L-altropyranose hydrolase, with product MKVLFRSDSSSQIGFGHIKRDLVLAKQYDDVSFACLPLEGSLIDEIPYPVYELSSESIYELINLIKEEKFELLIIDHYGISVDDEKLIKLETGVKILSFDDEIKPHHCDILLNVNAYAKASDYEGLVPFKCEVRCGFSYALIREEFYQEAKENREKKYDFFICMGGTDIKNLSLQIASELPKTKIISIATSSSNPNLKKLQKFAKLHNNIRLFIDHENIAKLMNESNKLIISASSLVNEALLLKANFKAICVAKNQEKLANWLAKKGYEVEYRY